The DNA segment ACCTTCCCGTGGTCTCTTCCAATGTCTTAGCAGCTGAAACCTGGCTGAGATCGCATGTCTTAGCTCGCTACCCTTCTACTAGGATTACCACCATCATAGTTGGAAGAGGCGTTCACTGTAACAAGAGCAATGAACACCAGTGGGACTTTGTTCTCCCTTCTGTCAAGAACCTTCACTACTCTCTTGTAAGGTGGGGGCTCGTGAGGGAGATGAAAGTCTCAGCTGCCTTCTCCGCCGACTGTCTGCACCAGCACTCTCGCGTTACACTCAAACCCATACTTGGTTTTCTGCAAGAGAGTGGCTCAGCTTATGCCATAGACGAGCCTTCCTTTTCTGCTCACCAAGATGCTTGGAAAAGGTTGGGCATTTCTAAGCCTAAGGACATCAGAGTGGTGAGGGAGAGCAGAAAGCTGTCGTCTTTGACCTCGCCTTCAGCTTCAGAAATGCCAAAGCCAGTTGGCTTTCAGGTGCCCTCGCACTTAGCCAAGAAACCAAGTCCCCCACCCATGATATTTCCGTCGCCGCCTGATGGTTCCTTTTCTTTTCCACCTGATGCCTCGCCCGCGTTGGTCCCTCCTGCAAGCCCACCTGACGTGTTCTTGGCCTCGCCACCAACGTGCCTGCCTACACCGGCTGCACCTGCTCCAGGGTCAGGGGAGGGGCAAAAGGTTGGCTTGTGGTGTGTAGCAAAGCCAACCGTTCCAATGGAGAAGTTGCAGGAGGCAATGGATTACGCTTGTGGTGAGGGTGGGGCTAATTGTGAGGAAATTGGGCCCGATGGGAGCTGCTATTACCCTGATAATGTGGTAGCTCATGCTTCCTACGCTTTTAATAGCTATTGGCAGAAAACAAAACAATCTGGAGGCAGTTGCAGCTTCGACAGCACCGCAGTGCTCATCAATTCAGATCCAAGTATGTGTTCGTTCGCATCATTTGCACTTCTTTCACTAATTCATGTCTCAAAACTTTAAACTGGTTCTTACAATTACATATGCCAATTTGAGTTGGTCCCCTATTGTATTGGTCTGACATCTGCTGTATCATTGGTAATCTATTGTCTTATGGTGCTTTTTAAGTGTTATAAAACTCTAAGAATCCAAAAGGCTAGCTGAAGGACAGTAATGGAAAACAGTAATAGCTTAGGTAAATTGTTACCCACTAGCTCATAGATTGAGCTGTTTTGAATGCATAGTATGGTTATCTTTTGTCCATTTGATAGACCTGGATATTTTGCAGGCTTTCTAGGGTGTCATTTTGAACTCAGCTGAGGCTTTATGCTGGAAAATGTCTTGTTACATTGGGAATGACTCCTATCGAATCCATGTAAGTTTCTATCTTGTTGTTGAAATTCAAAGCATTTTTTGTGAATTTATAGTTGACATGGTAATGATTGTCTTGTGCTTGATTAGTTGGTAAAAAGGGAGAGCCTGTTGCCATATGATCATTGGAACACTTAGCTCTAATCTTTCTAGGTGATCTATCAAACTCAACCCTGACCGGTTCGATCTCTGTCAGATTAAGAAGATTCCATTTGGTTTCAGTTGAGTTTCTATTTCTTAGTTGGTTCCTTTACATCCAACTAGCTGAGCAGGTTTCAACAAATTACCAATTGGTCAGGTTATCTTGTAGACCTTGACAGCAATCCCCACATAAGCAAGTCTGTTCAAGTCCTTTAAGAGACAttttattcttatatatatatatatatatatatatatatatctgcctCTGGTCAAtttcaaaaggaaaaggaaaatcaCAGGTCCTCTTTATTGGTCATAGGCTTTGCTAATGCTTTTCAAGTGTCGGGTGAGCATAAAATAATCATTCAAAGGCATTGgcataaaaaaaattacagagAGCTTCTCTacatatcagagccaggtttcatCCTGGGACCTGGTTATGCTGGTGGACCTGATTGTTGTACAAGATATGATTGATTTGTAATAAGGCCAAAAATTCACACCCTACTCAACAAGTTCCTGTTATCTGGGGACATCTACATGTATAATCATTCTTTCTCTGCTTTATCTGCTACTTCTAATGGGACAGCTACCCATCTGAACATAAGCCATTTTTATTATAAAAGGCAAACCATTATCAGGGTTTATTTCTTTCATAGTTTGATCTACTACTTTACATTAAATAGTGGATGGTTTCTTTAAGGTTGGTTATGTCTTAATCCAGCCAAAAGAATGGGTTAAGTTAGTCACTGGACCAACTACAGAAAAAACAAAAACCCATGCCTTTGAAGTTTCATGGAATCATAGATGCCATGTTGCTTCAGTAAATTATTTTACATATTTGCATCATCTACTTTAAACTGCAGTTTGCTCAGACACAGAATTTTTATTCTATTCTTATTGTTTGGCTTTGGTATGAAACTAAGCTGAAGCAATTTCACTTTGAATCTCTGGTTCTTCTGGGTGTTTTTACTAcaacttttatttttttagaaattaaACTTACAGAACTCtgtttcttcaattttttttgttgcttatgaattctttttcttcttttgcagGCCTTATACATTGCTCAGATGTGCTTATGGGTAGGAGATCTGTGAAGCATTAGTTTGCATGTTTTTGCATGGTTTAGGACTCCTTTTGTGGCTTCTTTTATGCATGTGTTAAAGTAATCAACAACTTTGAATGTTCTGTTGTTTGTGTTAGATGGGTACTGACTACATGATATTGAGACTATCTGAATGGAAAAGAGTAGCTTCTTTGTTCATATATTTGGAATCTAGTTGCTTCtatataaaataattgtttaCTAGGATTGAAATATCAGCTTTGTTGCATTTTCCAGAAACAGGAATAATCAAATGTTATTGCATTTGATTATTGCATATTACAGGTTATTTCTTACAAAAGGAGACCCCAGTTCAAAGTAACAGCTGCACAGGAATCAAGCCTGTGTTATTGCATATTACAGGAATAGGGATAATTTTGTGTATAGATTCTGAAACATTTTATGAGaaagtaaaaaaacaaaaacaaaacaaatccTCACTTTTTTCTGATCTTTTAgtgtgggaaaaaaaaaagattcaggATTTTATAAATAACATATTGGATGTGAGACTATGAATCTTTTGTATGTGAAATTGTCAATCAGTTCTTCAAATTTCAGGGAATGTTTGGATTATTTGACAGCACTAATGATATTTAGGAGGGAGTGTTTTGAGTATGTGAAGTGATGAAATTATACTACGAGACAGGCGTCCCTTTCTGAGAAGATTATGGCCACACTTCCAAGATCTGACTTAAGCGTCGAAGGATTCCAATAATTGATGGTCTCTTATTCCTATGACAAAAATTGAGGATGACGTTAGAATTGATTGATACTGCAAACTCTTCTCGGGTTAATGCCATAAACAAGTTCATTGGATTGGAAATGACTCGTGTAATGACATCCACCCGTCTCACATTTTTCTATTCCTTTATGTTTTCCATCttatttattcttatttttatttaataattattcataTATCTAATGAAGAtaggctaatatatatatatatatatatatataatggttttAACCCGTAAAATGCCATTTTTTGGGTGGGTAAAGGCTTTCTTCGTTTTCGTCGTCGGAACTAATCTCTTTACGTCGACTCCCCTCCGACGACAGAAGAATAAGTAGACGGGAATCATAGAGAGAAGAAATCCTTCCAAGGAAGCGTGCTTCGTACGTGATATAAGGGCATCGAAGGGCGAAGCAGAACGAGCACTCGAAGGTCCGAATTTTTTGTTTCCTCTACCCGTAGGGAAGGGGAAAGTGATGGGGCCATCTGCCGGCTTTGGCCTAGGGTTTGTCCTGGTGGCGTGGGGGTTGGTCTCGGGGATTTGGGCGCCGCCGGTGGCGGGGCGTTTCGTGGTGGAGAAGAACAGCTTGATGGTGATCTCGCCATCCGAGATCAAGGGGAAGCATGACAGCGCCATCGGCAACTTCGGCATCCCGCAGTATGGCGGGAGTATGGCCGGCGCGGTGGTGTACCCCAAGGAGAACGCCGCGGCCTGCGACGAGTTCTCGCGCCCCGATCTATTTAGGTCCAAGGTTGGCGCGCTTCCCAATTTTCTCCTCATTGATCGCGGAGGTAAAATGTGTGTGTATCGGACAATCGTTTTTTTCATTTTTCCCGTCACAATGTGAATATCTTTGGAGATCTTTGGCGTCTCAGAGGAAGTTTGATGCTAGATGTCGTCTTTAACCGTTTAATTCTGTCTCTTGAGCTCCGTTGGCGTTTAATAGAAAATGCGACAATGGATATAGTTTCCTTTACTTAACATATTCTGTTTTTTTGAAATCTAAATTATAATGTAGTAGATGAGAGATTATTTACTCAAAAGAATAGGGGAAACAAAACACACAGGTGATAGATTAATTACTCAAAATAATTGGAGAAGCGGAACACACACTCAAATTTGATAGGCTGATGATTCAGAATCgtttatatttgaaatttgaatTTAGAAAACTTTGGGAGGTTCAGAAGGGGCACACAAATATTTTTTAAGCGTTCAATTAGAAAAGGGGAGGTCATTAGCATTATTTTGCTGATGATCTTGGGACGTTACTTCTATTGTAGTTGAAGATAAAAACACTCAGCTAACCTGTAGCCATTGTGGTTCATGGATTTTAGGGTTTGATATAAAAAATTGAAGAATTGAATGCTTATTCCATATGAATCTCATTGATTTTTGTGACTTTGTGTGCTTCTCCAATCTAGGTTTTTTTTTCCTCCTAGATCTTCTTAGTCTTTTCTTTAGTGAAATACATGAACCCCTTCTTCTCCTAGTTCATATTCGCTTCTTTTTTACTTCAATGGGAGGCATGAAGTTATTTGTTGGTTACAAGCTCCATATAGATATAGGATGGTGGTTGAGTTtattgaaagatttttttttacaaatgttGATGGAAACTGTCTTTTGGTCATTTGAAATGTCTCAACAAGTAAACGAGTCTGTTTCTAAACTTTGATTTATGTGATTATAATTGTACTGTAACAAATTACAACTCAAAATCTTTCATTTCCATCATCGAGCATCTTTTAATAGTCTATTGTGTCAGTGCCCTCTATGTTGTAATTTTGTTTAAAACTTGTCGAAGTTCTGGACGAGGTCTTGCCTCGACAAAGCGGTGACATTTCTGAAATGTGTCGAGAGGTTTCATGCACCTCATCTAATTTGCTATGAGTTTCACATGAGATCGCTGCACATGCGATTATGTCAGTTTTGAGTTTAATAGATGAACTTGTAATCATTATTTTCTAATGGCAAAACAAGAGCAATGATTTTTCTCCCAAGGATTTAATTAGACTATGATATGTCGTTTAACTACCATTATATTCtttttcctatttatacagattgccTTTTCACCAAAAAGGTCTGGAACGCACAGAATGCTGGTGCCTCTGCAGTGCTTGTTGTAGATGACAAGGATGAACCTTTGATAACCATGGATTTACCTCTGGAGGATGATGAATCTGCAAAATATATTCAGAACATAACAATTCCCTCTGCTCTCATTGATAAAAGGTTTGGTGAACAGTTAAAGACGGCTGTCCGCAGCGGTGAAATGGTCAATGTGAACCTTGATTGGAGAGAAGCTGTTCCACACCCAGATGAGCGGGTGGAGTATGAATTGTGGACTAATAGCAATGATGAGTGTGGTGCTAAATGTGACATGTTGATGAACTTCTTGAAGGAATTCAGGGGTGTAGCTCAACTGCTTGAGAAAGGTGGTTATAGTCAATTTACACCTCATTACATTACCTGGTACTGTCCTCAAGCTTTCATCATCAGTAAACAGTGCAAGTCACAATGCATCAATAAGGGGAGATACTGTGCACCTGATCCAGAGCAAGATTTCAGCACTGGTTATGATGGGAAGGATGTAGTTATTGAGAACTTGAGACAACTCTGTGTATTTAGAGTTGCAAATGAAAGTAAAAGACCCTGGGTTTGGTGGGATTATGTAACTGATTTTCATATACGGTGTCCTATGAATGAGAAGAAGTACAACAAAGACTGTGCAGATACTGTTATGGAGTCTCTGGGTAGGTGCATTTCAAGAATTAATTAGATATGAATGATAGGTCTTGCCAACATTGTTACTGTCTAACATGCTTCAATCTGTATCATCTTCATGCTATGTTCTTCTGGCATTTATGTTTCTCAAATTGGAATTCTTTTGATTGACTTGCAGTGTTATTTGATGTAATACATGATCTAGTCTCTCATTGTAGGAATAACAAGAAGATGGTATTGATAGTTAAGTGTGTAtgataatttatgatgatttgctaTGCTGTGCAACTATTATTGTCAAAGCCATGGTTTATGATATTGAAAAACACAAAGACTGTGAAAAGCAATATATCATTTGTGAGAACTCATATAACATGCTTATTTTGGGCAGGGTTAGACATTAAGAAGGTTGAACAGTGTATGGGAGACCCAAATGCTGATAGTGACAATCCTTTACTGAAGATGGAACAAGATGCTCAGGTCAGTCATTCTTGTCATGCACTTTCAGTAGAACTGAACAAGGTCATGACCCTTGTTGTGGAAACAATGCTTTTGTCTGCAGTCCTTCTGAACATCAAATGTTAATCTGAACCAATACCTAATTTCCAGTTGAAATTCCTTTCTGTAGGTTGGAACAGGTTCAAGGGGAGATGTTACTATATTGCCTACACTCATTGTTAATAATCGACAGTATCGAGGTTAGTCCTGGATAATATAAGTTCCAAACTTTTGAGTGCATTTATAATTCAAAAGAATAAATGCAGGAAAATTAGAGAAAAAGGCTGTCTTAAAAGCTATTTGTGCTGGTTTTGAGGAAACTACTGAGCCACCTGCTTGCCTGAGTGATGGTGAGGTTCAGTAACTTTGCACTGTTCTTCAACCTTCCATTTTCATGATCAAAACTAgtagatgaaaaaaaaatttcactgtTGCAAATGGTCATGACACAGATATAGAAACAAATGAATGTCTGGATGATAATGGTGGATGCTGGCATGACAAAGCATCCAACATTACTGCCTGCAAGGTACCAATTTAACTTCCAGATGTAAGTCAGCCCATTCTTTGTTTAATGGTTGCATTATCTTCCAGGATACTTTCCGTGGCAGAGTCTGCGAGTGCCCTGTATTCAATGGTGTGCAGTTTAAGGGTGATGGATATAGCAACTGTGAAGGTAGCACCTTGTTCCTCTCTAGAAGAAAATCTAGAATTTGAAACCTCCCAATATGCTTTAAGTCTTCATCAATTTGAATCTGTATCCTTAACTAACTGAATGACAGAAAACACAGACCAATATATTTTTGCTCGAGTCAA comes from the Musa acuminata AAA Group cultivar baxijiao chromosome BXJ1-10, Cavendish_Baxijiao_AAA, whole genome shotgun sequence genome and includes:
- the LOC104000719 gene encoding vacuolar-sorting receptor 3, encoding MGPSAGFGLGFVLVAWGLVSGIWAPPVAGRFVVEKNSLMVISPSEIKGKHDSAIGNFGIPQYGGSMAGAVVYPKENAAACDEFSRPDLFRSKVGALPNFLLIDRGDCLFTKKVWNAQNAGASAVLVVDDKDEPLITMDLPLEDDESAKYIQNITIPSALIDKRFGEQLKTAVRSGEMVNVNLDWREAVPHPDERVEYELWTNSNDECGAKCDMLMNFLKEFRGVAQLLEKGGYSQFTPHYITWYCPQAFIISKQCKSQCINKGRYCAPDPEQDFSTGYDGKDVVIENLRQLCVFRVANESKRPWVWWDYVTDFHIRCPMNEKKYNKDCADTVMESLGLDIKKVEQCMGDPNADSDNPLLKMEQDAQVGTGSRGDVTILPTLIVNNRQYRGKLEKKAVLKAICAGFEETTEPPACLSDDIETNECLDDNGGCWHDKASNITACKDTFRGRVCECPVFNGVQFKGDGYSNCEAIGPGRCRINNGGCWQETRDGKTVSACQESGDGKCQCPVGFEGDAVKVCENINECEKKTACQCPECSCKDTWGSYECTCSGDLLYIKEQDTCISKKASEAKATWAAAWVLLMVLAIASFGAYVIYKYRLRSYMDSEIRAIMAQYMPLDGQGELPNHSLEEIHA
- the LOC104000720 gene encoding glucan endo-1,3-beta-glucosidase 7; this translates as MVGFRCCFVHFLYLILLSGLTVTGQEGFEVVHLQEPDSHGKRPSVGVSVSDADLPVVSSNVLAAETWLRSHVLARYPSTRITTIIVGRGVHCNKSNEHQWDFVLPSVKNLHYSLVRWGLVREMKVSAAFSADCLHQHSRVTLKPILGFLQESGSAYAIDEPSFSAHQDAWKRLGISKPKDIRVVRESRKLSSLTSPSASEMPKPVGFQVPSHLAKKPSPPPMIFPSPPDGSFSFPPDASPALVPPASPPDVFLASPPTCLPTPAAPAPGSGEGQKVGLWCVAKPTVPMEKLQEAMDYACGEGGANCEEIGPDGSCYYPDNVVAHASYAFNSYWQKTKQSGGSCSFDSTAVLINSDPSFLGCHFELS